In Firmicutes bacterium ASF500, a single genomic region encodes these proteins:
- the rocR_1 gene encoding Arginine utilization regulatory protein RocR yields MLYDILFTLDAQGRFCGVSWGSREAEDLYRDLFESWAGSGRMANTAFDLPEGASSGQFIWEESAFSFQILPAPENTRWLLLKRVDQRPYLLARALDQITDGVQIYDKNACAVFFNRASRGISHIPSGVNIEGRHLLDLYNLDESVSTTMTALQTQAPVIDRVDSFRANDFSTAPIASANTSYPIFREGELLGAVVFEQTADIVGANIKKLEATRRALSSFQNKPPNISFSGYTFDNVIGSCPKLREAVALAQRVAPQDSPILLVGETGTGKEIFAQSIHRASRRRGGKFLAINCAAVPETLIESLLFGTKKGSFTGSEDKAGYLEEAAGGTLFLDELNSMSLAMQSKILRVLQEKTFRRVGGSQDLRLDVRVISSCNEDPFKAISENTFRRDLFYRLSTVMIELPPLRDHLEDLEELIRYRLDATAYQFVRAVTRIEPEVYALLRSYHWPGNVRELFHVLDYAQNVTDSELIGARHLPPYLLKHRAEPAAPIQPVDFSQKTLQGLMDDYERQIIAQALEHCGYNISQTAQALGILRQSLQYRIRKYGLIF; encoded by the coding sequence GTGCTTTACGACATCCTGTTCACCCTGGACGCCCAGGGGCGTTTCTGCGGCGTCTCCTGGGGGAGCCGGGAGGCGGAGGATCTGTATCGGGACCTCTTTGAGAGCTGGGCCGGCAGCGGCCGGATGGCTAACACCGCCTTCGACCTCCCCGAGGGCGCGTCCAGCGGACAGTTTATCTGGGAGGAGAGCGCCTTTTCCTTTCAGATTCTCCCCGCCCCGGAGAACACCCGCTGGCTGCTGCTCAAGCGGGTGGACCAGCGGCCCTATCTCCTGGCCCGGGCTCTGGACCAGATCACCGACGGGGTGCAGATTTATGACAAAAACGCCTGCGCCGTCTTCTTCAACCGGGCCAGCCGGGGCATCTCCCACATCCCCAGCGGGGTCAATATAGAGGGGCGGCACCTCCTGGACCTGTATAACCTGGACGAGAGCGTCAGCACCACCATGACCGCCCTCCAGACCCAGGCCCCGGTGATCGACCGGGTGGACAGCTTCCGGGCCAACGACTTCAGCACCGCCCCCATCGCCTCGGCCAACACCTCCTACCCCATCTTCCGGGAGGGGGAACTGCTGGGGGCGGTGGTCTTTGAGCAGACGGCGGACATCGTGGGCGCCAACATCAAGAAGCTGGAGGCCACCCGGCGGGCTCTCAGCTCCTTTCAGAACAAGCCGCCGAACATCAGCTTTTCCGGCTATACCTTCGATAACGTGATTGGCAGCTGTCCCAAGCTGCGGGAGGCGGTGGCCCTGGCCCAGCGGGTGGCCCCCCAGGATAGTCCCATCCTCCTGGTGGGGGAGACGGGTACGGGCAAGGAGATCTTCGCCCAGAGCATTCACCGGGCCAGCCGCCGCCGGGGCGGCAAGTTTCTAGCCATCAACTGCGCCGCCGTCCCGGAGACGCTGATTGAAAGCCTCCTCTTCGGCACCAAAAAGGGCAGCTTTACCGGCAGTGAGGACAAGGCGGGCTATCTGGAGGAGGCCGCCGGGGGCACTCTGTTTCTGGACGAGCTGAACTCCATGAGCCTGGCGATGCAGTCCAAAATTCTGCGGGTCCTTCAGGAAAAAACCTTCCGCCGGGTGGGGGGCAGTCAGGATCTGCGGCTGGATGTGCGGGTGATCTCCTCCTGCAACGAGGACCCCTTCAAGGCCATTTCGGAAAATACCTTCCGCCGGGACCTGTTCTACCGGCTGTCCACGGTGATGATCGAGCTGCCCCCCCTCCGGGACCACCTGGAGGACCTGGAGGAGCTGATCCGCTACCGCCTGGACGCCACCGCCTACCAGTTTGTCCGGGCGGTCACCCGGATCGAGCCGGAGGTCTACGCCCTCCTGCGCTCCTACCACTGGCCGGGCAACGTGCGGGAGCTGTTCCACGTGCTGGACTACGCCCAGAACGTCACCGACTCCGAGCTCATCGGGGCGCGGCACCTGCCCCCCTACCTCCTCAAGCACCGCGCTGAGCCCGCCGCCCCCATCCAGCCGGTGGATTTCTCCCAAAAGACCCTGCAAGGGCTGATGGACGACTATGAGAGGCAGATCATCGCCCAGGCCCTGGAGCACTGCGGCTACAACATCTCTCAAACCGCCCAGGCGCTGGGCATTCTGCGGCAGAGCCTGCAATACCGCATCAGAAAATACGGACTGATCTTTTGA
- the ectT gene encoding Ectoine/hydroxyectoine transporter codes for MRLPPHTERNMKHENKPIRWNVFIPCFVVIGGAALLGIVNNAWLTEVTYTMFDWSLSTFGWLYQIVAMVTLLLACLLMFTKVGKIRFGGPEAKAKHSFGSWFAMTLTGGIATGLITYGVNEVLIYYGNIYGELDGYGITPLTQDAELFAMGRCFYNWTFIPYAMYAMSGVLIAYMYFNRKKQLSVAASLTPIFGEKVTQGIWVVLVDVLSVLAIALGLASSLGAGLALIGSGLYSAYGVQQGPIVWMALTAIITITFTIASVTGIDKGIKWLAGLTSKIFYVLLVLLFIIGPTIYILNMANVGLGYWLDRFWMWGFDPYTVGGSALVTWWTMYDWAIWIAYAPLMGIFFAIIAYGRTVRQFLIVNWILPASFGFVWFSVWGSTALEWQKSGSADIIAAINAGGATAGLWEFLKNVPLGMIIIPVIILALIAAFSTTADTMSTTIAALCTSGARHDEEPAIWQKIVWGVSIGVIACIMVAFGGGAQGVDGVKYLAACGGFVVLVVFIFQVAAAFKVFFFDPETKKDIVDSVDQIEG; via the coding sequence ATGCGGCTCCCGCCGCATACGGAGAGAAACATGAAACACGAAAACAAACCGATCCGATGGAACGTATTCATCCCCTGCTTTGTGGTCATCGGCGGCGCGGCCCTGCTGGGCATCGTCAACAACGCCTGGCTGACCGAGGTCACCTATACCATGTTCGACTGGTCGCTGAGCACCTTCGGCTGGCTGTATCAGATCGTGGCGATGGTCACCCTGCTGCTGGCCTGTCTGCTGATGTTCACCAAGGTGGGCAAGATCCGCTTCGGCGGCCCGGAGGCCAAAGCCAAGCACTCCTTCGGCTCCTGGTTCGCCATGACCCTCACCGGCGGCATCGCCACCGGTCTGATTACTTACGGCGTCAACGAGGTGCTCATCTACTACGGCAACATCTACGGCGAGCTGGACGGCTACGGCATCACCCCCCTGACCCAGGACGCGGAGCTGTTCGCCATGGGCCGCTGCTTCTATAACTGGACCTTCATCCCCTACGCCATGTACGCCATGTCCGGCGTGCTCATCGCCTATATGTATTTCAATCGTAAAAAACAACTCTCTGTAGCGGCTTCCCTCACCCCCATCTTTGGGGAGAAGGTGACTCAGGGCATCTGGGTGGTGCTGGTGGACGTGCTGTCTGTGCTGGCTATCGCTCTGGGTCTGGCCTCCTCTCTGGGCGCCGGTCTGGCCCTCATCGGCTCCGGCCTCTACTCCGCCTACGGCGTACAGCAGGGCCCCATCGTGTGGATGGCCCTCACCGCCATTATCACCATCACCTTTACCATCGCCTCGGTCACCGGCATCGACAAGGGCATCAAGTGGCTGGCCGGACTGACCTCCAAGATCTTCTATGTGCTGCTGGTCCTGCTGTTCATCATCGGCCCCACCATCTACATTTTGAATATGGCCAACGTGGGCTTGGGCTACTGGCTGGACCGGTTCTGGATGTGGGGCTTCGACCCCTACACTGTGGGCGGCTCCGCCCTGGTCACCTGGTGGACCATGTATGACTGGGCCATCTGGATCGCCTACGCCCCCCTGATGGGCATCTTCTTCGCCATCATCGCTTACGGCCGCACCGTGCGGCAGTTCCTCATCGTCAACTGGATTCTGCCCGCCTCCTTCGGCTTTGTGTGGTTCTCCGTGTGGGGCTCCACCGCCCTGGAGTGGCAGAAGAGCGGCAGCGCCGACATCATTGCCGCCATCAACGCCGGCGGCGCCACCGCCGGTCTGTGGGAGTTCCTCAAGAACGTCCCCCTGGGCATGATTATCATTCCCGTTATCATCCTGGCCCTCATCGCCGCCTTCTCCACCACGGCGGACACCATGTCCACCACCATCGCCGCCCTGTGCACCAGCGGAGCCCGCCACGACGAGGAGCCCGCCATCTGGCAGAAAATCGTCTGGGGCGTGTCCATCGGCGTGATCGCCTGCATTATGGTGGCCTTCGGCGGCGGCGCTCAGGGCGTGGACGGCGTGAAATATCTGGCGGCCTGCGGCGGTTTCGTGGTGCTGGTGGTGTTTATCTTCCAGGTGGCCGCGGCCTTTAAGGTGTTCTTCTTCGACCCCGAGACCAAAAAGGACATCGTGGACAGCGTGGACCAGATCGAGGGGTAA
- the fusA_2 gene encoding Elongation factor G, with protein sequence MPRKVSLENTRNIGIMAHIDAGKTTTTERILYYTGVNYKIGETHEGTATMDWMAQEQERGITITSAATTCYWTGTKTQFPQTRINIIDTPGHVDFTVEVERSLRVLDGSVTVMCAKGGVEPQSETVWRQADHYKVPRMIYVNKMDIMGADFYHVLDMIHDRLKCNAVPIQLPIGTEETFKGIIDLVEMKADIYYDDLGKDMRVEEIPADMMEKAQEYRTKLLDAVSDIDEEIMMLVLDEQPVPEDMIRKAIRKGTIDNLMVPVVCGTSYKNKGVQKLLDAIVDYMPSPIDIPAIQGVNPDTDEADERPADDNAPFSALAFKIATDPYVGRLSFVRVYSGVLNTGTSVLNSTKKQKERIGRILQMHANHREDIETVYSGDIAAVIGLKNSTTGDTLCDEKHPIILESMEFPEPVIRVAIEPKTKAGQEKMGVALMKLAEEDPTFKTYTDEETGQTIIAGMGELHLEIIVDRLLREYKVEANVGAPQVAYKETITKQVEQDTKYARQSGGKGQYGHVKIRVEPNESGAGYVFENAIVGGAIPKEYIPAVDQGIQGAMQAGVLAGYPVVDVKVTLYDGSFHEVDSSEMAFKIAGSMAFKEACRKAGPVLLEPIMKVSVIVPDDYLGNVIGDLNSRRGQIQGQENRTGAVQVDSLVPLANMFGYATDLRSSTQGRGQYSMEPHSYVQIPKSIAEKIVAERGRNQD encoded by the coding sequence ATGCCTAGAAAAGTATCTCTGGAGAATACGCGCAACATCGGCATCATGGCCCACATTGACGCGGGCAAGACGACCACCACCGAGCGTATCCTCTACTACACCGGCGTCAACTACAAGATCGGCGAGACCCACGAGGGTACCGCCACCATGGACTGGATGGCCCAGGAGCAGGAGCGCGGCATCACCATCACTTCCGCCGCCACCACCTGCTATTGGACGGGCACCAAGACCCAGTTCCCCCAGACCCGGATCAACATCATCGACACCCCGGGTCACGTGGACTTCACCGTAGAGGTGGAGCGCTCCCTGCGCGTGCTGGACGGCTCCGTTACCGTCATGTGCGCCAAGGGCGGCGTGGAGCCCCAGTCCGAGACCGTTTGGCGTCAGGCCGACCACTACAAGGTCCCCCGGATGATCTATGTCAACAAGATGGACATCATGGGCGCCGACTTCTACCACGTGCTGGACATGATCCATGACCGGCTCAAGTGCAACGCCGTCCCCATCCAGCTGCCCATCGGCACGGAGGAGACCTTCAAGGGGATCATCGACCTGGTGGAGATGAAGGCCGACATCTACTACGACGACCTGGGCAAGGACATGCGGGTGGAGGAGATCCCCGCCGACATGATGGAGAAGGCCCAGGAGTACCGCACCAAGCTGCTGGACGCCGTGTCGGATATCGACGAGGAGATCATGATGCTGGTGCTGGACGAGCAGCCTGTCCCCGAGGACATGATCCGCAAGGCCATCCGCAAGGGCACCATCGACAACCTGATGGTCCCCGTGGTGTGCGGCACCTCCTACAAGAACAAGGGGGTCCAGAAGCTGCTGGACGCCATTGTGGACTATATGCCCTCCCCCATCGACATCCCCGCCATTCAGGGCGTCAACCCTGACACCGACGAGGCGGACGAGCGTCCCGCCGACGACAACGCCCCCTTCTCCGCTCTGGCCTTCAAGATCGCCACCGACCCCTATGTGGGCCGTCTGTCCTTCGTGCGGGTCTACTCCGGCGTGCTGAACACCGGCACCTCCGTGCTGAACTCCACCAAGAAGCAGAAGGAGCGCATCGGCCGCATCCTCCAGATGCACGCCAACCACCGGGAGGACATCGAGACCGTCTACTCCGGCGACATCGCCGCCGTCATCGGTCTGAAGAACTCCACCACCGGCGACACCCTCTGCGACGAGAAGCACCCCATCATCCTGGAGTCCATGGAGTTCCCCGAGCCCGTGATCCGGGTGGCCATCGAGCCCAAGACCAAGGCCGGTCAGGAGAAGATGGGTGTCGCCCTGATGAAGCTGGCCGAGGAGGACCCCACCTTCAAGACCTACACCGACGAGGAGACCGGCCAGACCATCATCGCCGGTATGGGCGAGCTCCATCTGGAGATCATCGTGGACCGTCTGCTCCGCGAGTACAAGGTGGAGGCCAACGTGGGCGCGCCCCAGGTGGCCTATAAGGAGACCATCACCAAGCAGGTGGAGCAGGACACCAAGTATGCCCGCCAGTCCGGCGGTAAGGGCCAGTACGGCCACGTCAAGATTCGCGTGGAGCCCAACGAGTCCGGCGCGGGCTACGTGTTCGAGAACGCCATCGTGGGCGGCGCGATTCCCAAGGAGTATATCCCCGCCGTAGACCAGGGCATCCAGGGGGCCATGCAGGCCGGCGTGCTGGCCGGCTACCCCGTGGTGGACGTGAAGGTCACCCTGTACGACGGCTCCTTCCACGAGGTGGACTCCTCTGAGATGGCCTTCAAGATCGCCGGTTCCATGGCCTTTAAGGAGGCCTGCCGCAAGGCCGGTCCCGTGCTGCTGGAGCCCATCATGAAGGTGAGCGTGATCGTGCCCGACGACTACCTGGGCAACGTCATCGGCGACCTGAACAGCCGCCGCGGACAGATCCAGGGTCAGGAGAACCGCACCGGCGCTGTCCAGGTGGACTCTCTGGTGCCTCTGGCCAACATGTTTGGCTACGCCACCGATCTGCGGTCCTCCACTCAGGGCCGCGGCCAGTACTCCATGGAGCCCCACAGCTACGTGCAGATTCCCAAGAGCATCGCCGAGAAGATCGTGGCCGAGCGCGGCCGCAACCAGGATTAA
- the rpsG gene encoding 30S ribosomal protein S7 — MPRRGNVPKREILPDPLYNSVLVTKLVNSIMLDGKKGVAQKVVYGAFDIIKDKTDKEPMEVYTQALENIMPSLEVKARRVGGATYQVPIEVRPERRQTLGLRWLTTYARNRGEKTMKERLAGEIMDAANNTGSAVKKREDTHKMAESNKAFAHYRW; from the coding sequence GTGCCCAGAAGAGGAAATGTACCCAAGCGGGAGATTTTACCCGACCCGCTTTACAACTCCGTCCTGGTTACTAAGCTTGTCAACAGCATCATGCTGGATGGCAAAAAGGGCGTGGCGCAGAAGGTCGTCTACGGAGCCTTTGACATCATCAAGGACAAGACCGACAAGGAGCCCATGGAGGTCTATACCCAGGCGCTCGAGAACATCATGCCTTCCCTGGAGGTCAAGGCCCGCCGCGTGGGCGGCGCCACCTACCAGGTGCCCATCGAGGTCCGGCCCGAGCGCCGGCAGACCCTGGGTCTGCGCTGGCTGACCACCTACGCCCGCAACCGGGGCGAAAAGACCATGAAGGAGCGGCTGGCCGGCGAGATTATGGACGCGGCCAACAACACCGGCTCCGCGGTGAAGAAGCGCGAGGACACCCACAAGATGGCCGAGTCCAACAAGGCGTTCGCTCACTACCGCTGGTAA
- the rplGB gene encoding Ribosome-associated protein L7Ae-like protein, translating to MIPELSGSNRVVGAKQVKRALKDGRAARLYMAMDADPRLLQPLVQEAVNRQVPVSQAPTMKELGQSCGIAVGAAVAVLLK from the coding sequence ATGATTCCAGAGCTCAGCGGCTCCAATAGGGTGGTTGGAGCCAAACAGGTCAAGCGGGCCTTGAAAGATGGCCGGGCGGCCAGGCTGTATATGGCCATGGACGCCGACCCCCGCCTGCTCCAGCCCCTGGTCCAGGAGGCGGTCAACCGGCAGGTGCCGGTGAGCCAGGCGCCCACCATGAAGGAGCTGGGCCAGTCCTGCGGCATCGCCGTAGGGGCCGCGGTGGCGGTTTTGCTGAAATGA
- the tuf gene encoding Elongation factor Tu, with amino-acid sequence MAKAKFERTKPHVNIGTIGHVDHGKTTLTAAITKYLALKGQAQYEDYSSIDKAPEERERGITINTAHVEYETDARHYAHVDCPGHADYIKNMITGAAQMDGAILVISATDGVMAQTKEHILLARQVGVPAIVVFLNKCDQMDDPDLLELVEMEVREILSFYEFPGDDIPIIKGSALNALTCESGDVNDADFACIKELMDSVDSYIPNPPRDDSLPFLMPVEDVFTISGRGTVATGRVERGQLKAGETVDIVGLQEEKKSTVVTSMEMFRKTLDFIEAGDNAGCLLRGIAKTDIERGQVLCKPGSIHPHTKFKGQVYVLSKDEGGRHTPFFNNYRPQFYFRTTDVTGIISLPEGTEMCMPGDNVDMDVELITPIAIENGLRFAIREGGRTVGSGVVIGINE; translated from the coding sequence ATGGCTAAGGCAAAATTCGAGCGTACCAAGCCCCATGTAAACATCGGCACCATCGGTCACGTCGACCACGGCAAGACCACCCTGACCGCCGCCATCACCAAGTATCTGGCTCTGAAGGGCCAGGCCCAGTATGAGGACTACTCCAGCATCGACAAGGCTCCCGAGGAGCGCGAGCGCGGCATCACCATCAACACCGCCCACGTGGAGTATGAGACCGACGCCCGGCACTATGCCCACGTCGACTGCCCGGGCCACGCCGACTATATCAAGAACATGATCACCGGCGCCGCTCAGATGGACGGCGCGATCCTGGTCATCTCCGCCACCGACGGCGTTATGGCTCAGACCAAGGAGCATATCCTGCTGGCCCGTCAGGTGGGCGTGCCCGCCATCGTGGTCTTCCTGAACAAGTGCGACCAGATGGACGACCCCGACCTGCTGGAGCTGGTCGAGATGGAGGTCCGCGAGATCCTGTCCTTCTATGAGTTCCCCGGCGACGACATCCCCATCATCAAGGGCTCCGCCCTGAATGCCCTGACCTGCGAGTCCGGCGACGTGAACGACGCCGACTTCGCCTGCATCAAGGAGCTGATGGATTCCGTCGACAGCTATATCCCCAATCCTCCCCGTGACGACTCTCTGCCCTTCCTGATGCCCGTCGAGGACGTGTTCACCATCTCCGGCCGCGGCACCGTGGCTACCGGCCGTGTGGAGCGCGGCCAGCTGAAGGCCGGCGAGACCGTCGATATCGTGGGCCTGCAGGAGGAGAAGAAGAGCACCGTCGTCACCTCCATGGAGATGTTCCGCAAGACTCTGGACTTCATCGAGGCCGGTGACAACGCCGGCTGCCTGCTGCGCGGTATCGCCAAGACCGACATCGAGCGCGGCCAGGTTCTGTGCAAGCCCGGCTCCATTCACCCCCACACCAAGTTCAAGGGCCAGGTTTACGTCCTGTCCAAGGACGAGGGCGGCCGTCACACCCCCTTCTTCAACAACTACCGGCCCCAGTTCTACTTCCGTACCACCGACGTGACCGGCATCATCTCCCTGCCCGAGGGCACTGAGATGTGCATGCCCGGCGACAACGTGGACATGGACGTGGAGCTCATCACCCCCATCGCCATTGAGAACGGCCTGCGCTTCGCCATCCGTGAGGGCGGTCGTACCGTCGGCTCCGGCGTGGTTATCGGCATCAACGAGTAA
- the rpsL gene encoding 30S ribosomal protein S12, translating into MPTFNQLVRKGRTMAAYKSTSPALQHGLNTLKNRSTDLPSPQKRGVCTAVRTSTPKKPNSALRKIARVKLTNGMEVTAYIPGVGHNLQEHSVVMIRGGRVKDLPGVRYHIIRGTLDTQGVNGRMQARSKYGAKRPKGAKKK; encoded by the coding sequence ATGCCTACCTTTAACCAGCTGGTGCGCAAGGGCCGCACGATGGCGGCGTACAAGTCCACCTCCCCCGCTCTTCAGCACGGTCTGAACACCCTGAAGAACCGGAGCACCGATCTGCCCTCTCCCCAGAAGAGAGGCGTCTGCACCGCCGTGCGTACTTCCACCCCCAAGAAGCCCAACTCGGCTCTTCGTAAGATCGCCCGTGTGAAGCTGACCAACGGGATGGAGGTCACCGCCTATATCCCCGGCGTGGGCCACAATCTTCAGGAGCACAGCGTCGTGATGATCCGCGGCGGCCGTGTCAAGGACCTGCCCGGCGTGCGCTACCACATCATCCGCGGCACTCTGGACACCCAGGGCGTCAACGGCCGTATGCAGGCCCGCTCCAAGTACGGCGCCAAGCGGCCCAAGGGAGCCAAGAAGAAATAA
- the hutH_4 gene encoding Histidine ammonia-lyase: MEIKDTLTLGEPITLEDFVSVARFGRKVEFSPAYTERVARSRALVERWVEEERVMYGVTTGFGALCTKAIDKKETAQLQENIILSHSVSVGEPLSVERVRGIMLMVLQNIGQGYSGVRMCVLEKYRDFLNAGLTPYAPGDGSVGYLSPEAHMALVLLGRGKAYYQGELLEGAEALARAGMEPMELSSKEGLALVSGTTSATAMAALALYDMLNAAKSADIVGAMSLEAMKGVINAFDPRVMAVRPHPDQLNASENVRRMLKGSGIMEKYRGSRVQDALSLRCIPQLHGAARKTLEDAKKTIEIEMNSCCDNPIIWPEKGNEDVISACNADSAYVGMEMDSACIAAVGLAKMSERRNNRIVDGSLSGYPFFCIKEPGLNSGLMIPQYVQAGLLNEMRMLATPSTIDNTPTCGNQEDYVAMGYNACKKSGPMAEKLEYMLAIELLSVYEVQQFVDPDVSRAPATAAVLAEIGKTVPVMEKDMLLHPYIEYLKDFIHSGGLIRVAEQVTGALS, from the coding sequence ATGGAAATCAAGGATACGTTAACTCTGGGCGAGCCCATCACCCTGGAGGACTTCGTCTCCGTGGCCCGGTTCGGGCGGAAGGTGGAGTTTTCCCCCGCGTACACGGAGCGGGTGGCCCGCTCCCGGGCTCTGGTGGAGCGGTGGGTGGAGGAGGAGCGGGTGATGTACGGCGTCACCACCGGCTTCGGGGCCCTGTGTACCAAGGCCATCGACAAGAAGGAGACCGCCCAGCTCCAGGAAAATATCATTCTGTCCCACTCCGTCTCGGTGGGCGAGCCCCTGAGCGTGGAGCGGGTGCGGGGCATCATGCTCATGGTACTGCAAAACATCGGCCAGGGGTACAGCGGCGTGCGGATGTGTGTGCTGGAGAAGTACCGGGACTTCCTCAACGCCGGTCTGACCCCCTACGCCCCCGGGGACGGCAGCGTGGGCTACCTCTCCCCCGAGGCCCATATGGCCCTGGTCCTGCTGGGCCGGGGGAAGGCCTATTATCAGGGTGAGCTGCTGGAGGGGGCCGAGGCGTTGGCCCGGGCCGGGATGGAGCCTATGGAGCTCAGCTCCAAGGAGGGCCTGGCCCTGGTGTCCGGCACCACCTCCGCCACCGCGATGGCCGCCTTGGCTCTCTACGACATGCTCAACGCCGCCAAGTCCGCCGATATCGTGGGGGCTATGTCCCTGGAGGCTATGAAGGGGGTCATCAACGCCTTTGACCCCCGGGTGATGGCCGTCCGTCCCCACCCCGACCAGCTCAACGCCTCGGAGAATGTCCGCCGGATGCTGAAAGGGTCGGGCATCATGGAGAAGTACCGGGGCAGCCGGGTCCAGGACGCCCTGTCCCTGCGGTGCATCCCCCAGCTCCACGGCGCGGCCCGGAAGACCCTGGAGGACGCGAAAAAGACCATCGAGATCGAGATGAACTCCTGCTGTGACAACCCCATCATCTGGCCGGAGAAGGGCAACGAGGACGTGATCTCCGCCTGCAACGCCGACTCGGCCTATGTGGGCATGGAGATGGACAGCGCCTGCATCGCCGCCGTGGGCTTGGCGAAGATGTCCGAGCGGCGGAACAACCGCATTGTGGACGGCTCTCTGTCGGGCTACCCCTTCTTCTGCATCAAGGAGCCGGGGCTGAACTCCGGGCTGATGATCCCCCAGTATGTCCAGGCCGGCCTGTTGAACGAGATGCGGATGCTTGCCACCCCCTCCACCATCGACAACACCCCCACCTGCGGCAACCAGGAGGACTACGTAGCCATGGGCTACAACGCCTGCAAGAAGTCGGGGCCCATGGCGGAGAAGCTGGAGTACATGCTGGCCATCGAGCTGCTCAGCGTGTATGAGGTGCAGCAGTTCGTGGACCCGGACGTGAGCCGCGCCCCCGCCACGGCGGCGGTGCTGGCCGAAATCGGCAAGACCGTGCCGGTGATGGAGAAGGACATGCTGCTCCATCCCTACATTGAGTACCTGAAGGACTTTATCCACTCGGGCGGATTGATCCGGGTGGCCGAGCAAGTGACAGGAGCGCTGAGCTGA
- the rpoN gene encoding RNA polymerase sigma-54 factor, with protein MMELSQVQTQQLNHQQLMGLKVLQMGTMELEQYLRELTQDNPLVDLEPEAPVPEKEDELLQYLQWLEDNDHQNFYCHQLSEEELDPLSRVGTDGGLEETLFRFLSRQLYSMDLEEETAETVRYLASCLDERGYLTIPLDELSRSGRIPLPRLERALDILRGREPAGVGAENLSQCLELQLKRIHEEGPALDIVRHHLEALARRHYAAIASRLSLPIEEVKAAAALIRELDPRPGAVFDRAEQAPYILPDLFVEEQDGRYLARLRKPGRPPFQINGYYRSLLAQSQDPQVADYLRDKLHQAEGVLQAVAQRESTLLRCAQAIVDAQADFLRQGPQALRPMTMAETAERLELHESTVSRAVRDKYIQCPQGTYPLSYFFSRGATAKKGGSQVGGTAARLMLKQLIDQEDPRSPLSDQKLSGLMTQAGCPISRRTVAKYRGEMNIPDMPGRKQ; from the coding sequence ATGATGGAATTATCCCAGGTACAGACCCAACAGCTGAATCACCAGCAGCTGATGGGATTAAAGGTGCTCCAGATGGGGACCATGGAGCTGGAGCAGTATCTCCGCGAGCTGACCCAGGACAACCCCCTGGTGGACCTGGAGCCGGAGGCCCCCGTCCCGGAGAAGGAGGACGAGCTGCTCCAGTATCTCCAGTGGCTGGAGGACAACGACCACCAGAATTTCTACTGCCACCAGCTCAGCGAGGAGGAGCTGGACCCCCTGTCCCGGGTGGGGACTGACGGCGGTCTGGAGGAGACCCTGTTCCGCTTCCTCTCCCGGCAGCTCTACTCCATGGACCTGGAGGAGGAGACCGCCGAGACGGTGCGGTATCTGGCCTCCTGCCTGGACGAGCGGGGCTATCTCACCATCCCCCTGGACGAGCTGTCCCGGAGCGGCCGTATCCCCCTCCCCCGGCTGGAGCGGGCGCTGGACATCCTCCGGGGGCGGGAGCCCGCCGGGGTGGGGGCGGAGAACCTGTCCCAGTGCCTGGAGCTCCAGCTGAAGCGCATCCACGAGGAGGGCCCCGCCCTGGACATCGTGCGCCATCACCTGGAGGCGCTGGCCCGGCGGCACTACGCCGCCATCGCCTCCCGGCTGAGCCTGCCCATTGAGGAGGTCAAGGCCGCCGCCGCCCTCATCCGGGAGCTGGACCCCCGGCCGGGCGCTGTCTTTGACCGGGCGGAGCAGGCCCCCTATATCCTCCCCGACCTCTTTGTGGAGGAGCAGGACGGGCGGTATTTGGCCCGCCTCCGGAAGCCGGGCCGGCCCCCCTTTCAGATCAACGGCTATTACCGCAGCCTCCTGGCCCAGTCCCAGGACCCCCAGGTGGCGGACTATCTCCGGGACAAGCTCCATCAGGCGGAGGGCGTCCTTCAGGCGGTGGCCCAGCGGGAGAGCACCCTGCTTCGGTGCGCCCAGGCCATTGTGGACGCCCAGGCCGATTTCCTCCGCCAGGGCCCCCAGGCCCTGCGGCCCATGACCATGGCCGAGACGGCGGAGCGGCTGGAGCTCCACGAGTCCACCGTCAGCCGGGCGGTGCGGGACAAGTACATCCAGTGCCCCCAGGGCACCTATCCCCTGAGCTATTTCTTCTCCCGCGGCGCTACCGCGAAGAAGGGGGGCTCACAGGTGGGAGGGACCGCCGCCCGGCTGATGCTGAAACAGCTCATCGACCAGGAGGACCCCCGCAGCCCCCTGTCCGACCAGAAGCTGTCCGGCCTCATGACTCAGGCCGGCTGTCCCATCTCCCGGCGGACCGTGGCCAAATACCGGGGAGAGATGAACATACCGGATATGCCCGGACGAAAGCAGTAA